The bacterium DNA segment CAGGCGAGATGATATATTTTATAATAGAAAAACTTAAAAAATTAGACAGGTCAATTGCTGCCTGTCTTTATACTGCAATTATTACTGATACAGGAAGATTTACTTACCGGATGAGTAAATTTACAATGGATATAGTAAAAAATTTAATTGAATATAAAATCAGTCCAGTTGAAATTGCAACAAAAATTTATTTAGAAAAACCATATAAATCAATTAAACTTTTATCATTGGCATTAAACAATCTAAAATTCGATTTCAAAAATAAAGTTTGCTGGATGAAAATTACAAGACAACTTTATAAAAAAACAAATACAGATGAAGAATTCACAGAGGGATTTATTGATTTTCTTTCAGAAATAAAAGAAAGTAAAATTGTTTTTCTAATGAAAGAAAAAGAAGATGGCATAAAAGTAAGTTTAAGAAGTAAAGAAAAGTTTGATGTTGAAAAACTTGCAAGAAAGTTTGGAGGAGGCGGACATAAAAAAGCATCTGGCTGTTTCTTTAAAAATAAGAAAATAGAAGAAGTAGAAAAAACAATTTTAAATGAGATAAGAAAAAATGGACGGAATTATAAATATAAATAAACAAAAAGGAATGACCTCATATGATGTTATAAGATTTATAAAAAGACAGTTCAATTTCAAAGAGAAAATTGGACATGCAGGGACATTAGACCCAATTGCAGAGGGTGTTCTTATTATTCTTATTGGAAATGCAACAAAATTAAGTTGTAAATTTATGAAATTTGAAAAAGAATATATTTGTACGATGGAATTGGGTAAAAAAACAGATACAGATGATATTCAGGGCAAAATCATAGAAGAAAAAGAAGTAAAAGTTACAACAAAAGAAATTATTGAGACAATAAAAAATTTTGAAGGAGAATATATTCAAACACCACCTGTTGTTTCAGCAATTAAACATCAGGGAAAACCACTCTATAAATTTTACAGAGAAGGAATTATTATAAAGCCAATTCCAAAACCAGTTATAATTAGAGATATTGATATTGAAGAAATAAAACTTCCATTTATAAAAATAAAAGTTATATGCACAAAAGGAACATATGTGAGGTCGCTTTGCAGGGACATTGGTGATAAATTAGGATGTGGAGCAACTCAGGTAGAATTAAAAAGAATAAGAATTGGACCATTTTCAATTGAAAAGACATTTACTTTACAACAATTAAAAAAAATAGGTATTGAAAATGCAATTATTACAATTCAAAAACTTCAGCAAATACTTAAAAATGAAAAAGAAAAATTTTAAAATTAGCGTTGCTGGTATTAGAGGAATATACCCAGATGAAATAACACCAGAAATTGCTTTTAAATTTGCATTTGCCTTTGGATTTTTTGGTAAAGGGAAAACATTTCTGGTTGGAAAAGATACAAGAATAAGTGGAGATGTTTTAATTTCTTCTGTAATATCAGGACTGCTTTCTTCTGGAAAAAATGTCCTAAATATTGAAATAACTCCAACTCCTATGATTGGATTTATAATAGAGAAAATTGAAAACAAATATGGAATTATGGTCACTGCAAGTCATAATCCAGAAGAATATAATGGATTAAAATTTTTCAATAAAAAGGGAAATTTTATAAATAATGATGAATGGAAAAAATTTTTAGAAATTATAAAAAGTGTTAAAAAATTAAAATTATCTTCAATTCCAGGTGAAATTAAAAAGATTGAAAAAAATTATATAAAAATTTATTTTGATAATATTTATAAATTAGTAGATGTTAAGAAAATAAGAGAAAAAAAGTTTAAGGTTATTGTTGATGCCTGTCAGGGTGTTTCTTCTATCTATACTGAAGAATTCTTAAAAAATTTGGGCTGTGATGTATTGGTCTTCAATAAATTTCCATATGGTAAATTTTCTCATAATCCAGAACCACTTATAG contains these protein-coding regions:
- a CDS encoding bifunctional oligoribonuclease/PAP phosphatase NrnA, whose translation is MVLGLNKDDILKIKKISNIIEKNKNFLITTHQNPDGDAIGSELAMFLFLKKQNKNVKIINCDKVPSIYKFLPSVKEINIQNKKNLKNNFDVIIIIDCSSPERTIDISDYKKNSLIVNIDHHITNFQFGNLNWINPEFSATGEMIYFIIEKLKKLDRSIAACLYTAIITDTGRFTYRMSKFTMDIVKNLIEYKISPVEIATKIYLEKPYKSIKLLSLALNNLKFDFKNKVCWMKITRQLYKKTNTDEEFTEGFIDFLSEIKESKIVFLMKEKEDGIKVSLRSKEKFDVEKLARKFGGGGHKKASGCFFKNKKIEEVEKTILNEIRKNGRNYKYK
- the truB gene encoding tRNA pseudouridine(55) synthase TruB codes for the protein MDGIININKQKGMTSYDVIRFIKRQFNFKEKIGHAGTLDPIAEGVLIILIGNATKLSCKFMKFEKEYICTMELGKKTDTDDIQGKIIEEKEVKVTTKEIIETIKNFEGEYIQTPPVVSAIKHQGKPLYKFYREGIIIKPIPKPVIIRDIDIEEIKLPFIKIKVICTKGTYVRSLCRDIGDKLGCGATQVELKRIRIGPFSIEKTFTLQQLKKIGIENAIITIQKLQQILKNEKEKF